One Pagrus major chromosome 15, Pma_NU_1.0 DNA window includes the following coding sequences:
- the LOC141009531 gene encoding glutathione S-transferase omega-1-like produces MSTEKSFAKGSAAPGPVPEGSIRLYSMRFCPFAQRARLVLSAKGIKYDTININLKDKPDWFLGKNPLGLVPTLETPAGEVIYESPITCEYLDEAYPENKLLPSSPYAKAQQKMMLENFSKVVPYFYKIPMGRRNGDDVSGLTAELKEKFAKLNEDLVNKKTKFFGGDSITMIDYMMWPWFERLEIFELKPCLDSTPELKKWAERMSEDPAVKATMHSVDTYKVFTKSYIEGKPDYDYGL; encoded by the exons ATGTCTACTGAAAAGTCTTTCGCCAAAG GAAGTGCCGCACCAGGCCCAGTCCCCGAAGGCAGCATCAGGCTCTACAGCATGAGATTCTGCCCATTCGCCCAAAGAGCCAGATTAGTGCTGAGTGCCAAAGGGATCaa GTATGACACTATCAACATCAATCTTAAAGACAAACCTGACTGGTTCCTTGGGAAGAATCCTCTTGGTCTTGTGCCAACACTGGAGACACCTGCTGGTGAGGTGATATATGAGTCTCCCATCACCTGTGAGTACCTGGATGAAGCTTACCCAGAGAACAAGCTGCTTCCTTCCTCCCCCTATGCTAAAGCTCAACAGAAGATGATGCTGGAAAATTTTTCCAAG GTAGTACCATACTTCTACAAGATCCCCATGGGGAGAAGGAATGGCGACGATGTCTCAGGACTGACAGCTGAACTGAAAGAGAAGTTTGCCAAATTAAATGAG gacCTGGTTAATAAGAAGACCAAGTTCTTCGGTGGTGATTCCATCACGATGATCGACTACATGATGTGGCCGTGGTTTGAGAGGCTGGAGATCTTTGAACTGAAGCC CTGCCTCGACAGCACACCTGAGCTGAAGAAGTGGGCAGAGCGCATGTCGGAGGACCCGGCTGTCAAAGCCACCATGCACAGCGTGGACACCTACAAGGTCTTTACCAAGTCTTACATCGAGGGGAAACCTGACTATGACTACGGCCTGTAG
- the itprip gene encoding inositol 1,4,5-trisphosphate receptor-interacting protein — translation MQGAIARVCVVVAAAILNHPLLFPQENTTLPEQDEAMMARMREHEEMLQVEQAKLEKELSQLDSKQEETSSEEDGYSWYLWSAASFIIFFTIEMCRLNQGEIRPVEDEDVFSESGSVTPRTMVLDKDVLSNFCDKCTYTSSHENWRVREFVEGFADDLLESLRSVCDREADMEVGDFVGIGSMFESWKVCKPLMCDLIVSFSPPDPYCFQFDLWCSPSSDMPPDMQGCGKIKVTRLEEGCLCGSANLGEDMLCLLHSRSDTPKADHSPDELLCSRNTSFLAKDQVMKWFQISVTKAWGRISHKYDFDVNFRNLDAAGALKIRFRSGKVIMFNIIPVVQLEDTDAYFVSHFPAECDGAPDPYWPLSFAVYERNLLKHFAKRLPQHSCHLHCLQIVTFLHRKQTGLTGKCALTNYHLKTALLHLLLTKRPSAWGIESMEHRLRDVLSFLQWSLQEKRLHHVLIGNSKVPEGVQVPEMIRKAEPINLFRSLVLQRELHAATVRHFHEMLRNAPVLIQEYTPHLSNGGLHHSLDESV, via the coding sequence ATGCAGGGGGCCATTGCAcgagtgtgtgtggtggtggccGCTGCCATCTTAAACCACCCCTTGCTCTTTCCTCAAGAGAACACCACGCTGCCAGAACAGGACGAGGCAATGATGGCTCGCATGCGGGAGCATGAGGAGATGCTGCAAGTGGAGCAGGCCAAGCTGGAGAAAGAGCTCTCGCAGCTGGACTCGAAGCAGGAAGAAACCAGCTCGGAGGAGGATGGATACAGTTGGTACTTATGGAGCGCTGCGTCTTTCATCATATTTTTCACTATCGAGATGTGCAGGTTGAATCAGGGTGAAATCCGGCCAGTTGAGGACGAAGACGTGTTTTCAGAGAGCGGCTCTGTCACCCCCAGGACAATGGTACTAGATAAGGATGTCCTGAGCAACTTCTGTGATAAATGCACCTACACTTCATCCCACGAGAACTGGCGGGTGAGGGAGTTTGTGGAGGGTTTTGCTGATGACTTGCTGGAATCGCTCAGGAGCGTGTGTGACAGGGAGGCAGACATGGAAGTCGGGGACTTTGTCGGGATTGGAAGCATGTTCGAGTCTTGGAAGGTGTGCAAGCCACTGATGTGCGACCTTATAGTGTCTTTCTCGCCTCCAGATCCGTACTGCTTCCAGTTTGATCTGTGGTGCAGCCCCTCAAGCGACATGCCTCCAGACATGCAGGGCTGTGGCAAGATAAAGGTGACCAGGCTTGAGGAGGGCTGTCTCTGTGGCTCTGCTAACCTGGGAGAGGACATGCTGTGTTTGTTGCACAGCAGGAGCGACACACCCAAAGCAGACCACAGTCCTGATGAGCTGCTGTGCTCCAGGAACACGTCTTTCTTAGCCAAAGATCAAGTCATGAAGTGGTTTCAGATCTCTGTCACCAAAGCGTGGGGACGCATCTCCCACAAATACGACTTTGACGTGAATTTTCGCAATCTGGATGCCGCCGGTGCTCTGAAAATCCGATTCCGCTCGGGGAAAGTCATCATGTTCAACATCATACCGGTGGTTCAGCTGGAGGATACAGACGCTTATTTTGTCTCACACTTTCCAGCAGAGTGTGACGGCGCTCCAGACCCATACTGGCCCCTTTCTTTTGCTGTCTACGAGAGGAATTTGCTGAAACATTTTGCTAAGCGCCTACCACAACATTCCTGTCATTTACACTGCCTTCAGATTGTTACTTTCCTACACAGAAAGCAAACAGGGCTCACAGGAAAATGTGCTCTTACCAACTACCACTTAAAGACCGCTCTGTTGCATTTACTGCTAACTAAAAGGCCCTCAGCGTGGGGCATTGAGAGTATGGAGCACAGGCTTCGGGATGTGCTCAGCTTCTTGCAGTGGAGCCTACAGGAGAAGAGACTCCATCACGTTCTGATCGGGAACAGTAAAGTGCCAGAAGGCGTCCAGGTTCCTGAGATGATTCGCAAAGCGGAGCCCATCAATCTGTTCCGGTCTCTTGTGTTGCAGAGGGAGCTTCACGCAGCAACAGTCAGGCATTTCCATGAAATGTTGAGAAATGCACCTGTGCTCATACAAGAGTACACACCTCACCTGTCAAATGGAGGTTTACACCACAGCCTAGATGAAAGTGTGTGA